A genomic stretch from Candidatus Schekmanbacteria bacterium includes:
- a CDS encoding ATP-binding protein → MMLIKRSISSKLSKYLRLFPIVVIVGPRQAGKTTFAKMELPDWKYFDMEKPADHSRISSDIAFFLNQYGEHCIIDEAQTLPELFPALRNHIDGSRGKKGRIVLLGSVNPLLIKSISETLAGRVGFIEIQPFSYAEANALRKTELESFWLSGGYPEPFMWNDKDRITWMEHYVRTFVERDVFTLLGTSFSPQQQMKLLTMTAHMHAKLWNASQTASAFGTSYHTINRYVELMETFFLVDRLLPYYQNVGKRLVKSSKLYFRDTGLLHYLLNISSLETLRTSPYRGFSFEGLVIEQLKRRYLQNPSDSARFFFYRTSQGDEIDFLVQDAKGLHAYEIKTSTTVDTEDLKGFSKSLEQLGLKKGTVVYFGEEDFKLDRCITVKSATSLLLS, encoded by the coding sequence ATGATGCTTATAAAACGGTCAATTTCATCAAAACTGTCAAAATATCTGAGATTGTTTCCAATCGTGGTTATCGTAGGCCCGAGACAGGCAGGAAAAACCACATTTGCAAAAATGGAACTGCCGGATTGGAAATATTTCGATATGGAGAAGCCGGCAGATCACAGCAGAATATCATCAGATATCGCTTTTTTCCTTAATCAGTATGGTGAGCATTGCATAATAGATGAGGCGCAGACTCTTCCGGAACTGTTTCCAGCTCTTAGAAACCATATTGATGGCAGCAGGGGAAAGAAGGGTCGTATAGTATTGCTTGGCTCGGTCAATCCTCTTTTGATTAAAAGCATTTCAGAGACACTTGCCGGTAGAGTGGGATTTATTGAAATTCAACCGTTCAGTTATGCTGAAGCGAATGCGCTCAGAAAAACTGAGCTTGAGTCATTCTGGCTTTCCGGTGGTTATCCGGAACCGTTCATGTGGAATGATAAAGACCGTATAACGTGGATGGAACATTATGTACGAACATTCGTTGAAAGGGATGTTTTTACCTTGTTAGGCACTTCCTTTTCTCCTCAACAGCAGATGAAACTGCTGACTATGACGGCGCACATGCATGCCAAGCTTTGGAATGCTTCACAGACCGCTTCGGCATTTGGGACAAGCTATCACACTATCAATCGGTACGTCGAATTGATGGAAACTTTCTTTCTCGTGGACAGACTTCTTCCATATTATCAAAATGTCGGGAAACGTCTTGTAAAAAGTTCCAAGTTGTATTTCCGTGATACCGGACTGCTTCATTATTTGTTGAATATATCATCTCTTGAGACATTGAGGACGTCGCCATACAGGGGCTTCAGTTTTGAAGGTTTAGTAATCGAGCAACTAAAACGGAGGTATCTGCAAAACCCATCAGACAGCGCACGATTCTTTTTTTACAGGACATCTCAGGGAGATGAAATAGATTTTCTGGTTCAAGATGCGAAGGGTCTTCATGCTTATGAAATCAAGACATCTACCACTGTTGACACAGAGGATCTGAAAGGTTTTTCAAAAAGCCTTGAACAGTTGGGTTTAAAAAAAGGGACGGTAGTCTATTTTGGCGAGGAAGATTTCAAGCTTGACCGGTGTATAACGGTAAAATCTGCCACATCCCTTTTATTGTCATAA
- a CDS encoding HIT family protein: MVIWKVPQDKKWMPREKWDALVRGETCPLCSEISLDERTRNKNGIIAELSMSCLRLSIDQSIAGYCVLISKKHVREIYHLNSEEQQLYFNDIMRVSRVLERLFAPAKMNYEILGNLVPHLHCHIKPRYYGDAAPGAPIYPGDNPLYLTDPEYNERARLIIEALAAI; the protein is encoded by the coding sequence GTGGTGATTTGGAAGGTGCCTCAGGACAAAAAATGGATGCCGCGGGAAAAATGGGATGCACTGGTGCGGGGAGAAACCTGCCCATTGTGTTCCGAGATATCTTTGGATGAAAGAACAAGAAATAAAAATGGAATAATTGCAGAACTCAGCATGAGCTGTTTGCGGCTTTCCATTGACCAGTCAATCGCCGGCTATTGCGTGCTTATCTCAAAAAAGCATGTTCGTGAAATTTATCATCTAAATAGCGAAGAGCAGCAGCTATATTTCAACGACATTATGCGTGTTTCCAGAGTGCTTGAACGGCTCTTTGCTCCTGCTAAGATGAATTATGAAATACTTGGCAACCTTGTTCCGCATCTGCACTGTCATATTAAGCCCCGTTACTATGGCGATGCTGCTCCGGGGGCACCGATTTACCCGGGTGACAATCCGCTTTATCTTACAGATCCAGAATACAATGAAAGGGCGAGGCTGATAATAGAGGCTCTTGCTGCAATATGA